One Malaclemys terrapin pileata isolate rMalTer1 chromosome 9, rMalTer1.hap1, whole genome shotgun sequence DNA window includes the following coding sequences:
- the SLC25A53 gene encoding solute carrier family 25 member 53 isoform X2: protein MYNWKCTLCDSCVLPLSPQDSSKCSYPAKTSTDFMTKGEGLRMGDKARMQHGDPEGREEEERRWSSRSYNVGAVSSFLSTLVTFPIYKTIFRQQIHAFSIQEAIQQLRQEGMRRFYRGLFPPLLSKTLQGTLLFGTHDSLLLLLTSNPSEPCTLGERWTAGFLSGLVEALVLNPFERVQNVLQDGRKDARFPNTRSILREFNSYGLKERLVVGYYRGLSPVLLRNSLGSALYFSFKDPLRDGLATRGLPSWLPALVSGSVNGTVTCLALYPLSVLIANMQSQVVGRDLLGLWQSVWSVWESHGRKLTLLYRGGSLLVLRSCLTWGLTTAIHDFLKENTGQKSLVE, encoded by the exons atgtACAATTGGAAGTGCACTCTCTGTGACAGCTGTGTGCTCCCATTGTCACCCCAGGATTCTTCCAAGTGCTCCTATCCTGCAAAGACTTCAACTGACTTTA TGACTAAAGGAGAAGGTCTCAGAATGGGGGACAAGGCCAGGATGCAGCACGGAGACcctgaggggagggaagaggaagagagaaggtGGAGCTCCAGGAGTTACAATGTAGGGGCCGTCTCCAGCTTCCTCTCTACCCTTGTGACCTTCCCCATCTACAAGACCATCTTCCGCCAGCAGATCCATGCCTTTTCCATACAGGAGGCCATACAGCAACTGCGCCAGGAGGGCATGCGCCGCTTCTACCGgggcctcttcccaccactcttGTCCAAGACGCTCCAGGGAACCCTGTTGTTTGGCACCCATGACAGCTTGCTCCTTCTCCTCACCAGCAACCCTTCTGAGCCTTGCACGCTGGGGGAGCGGTGGACAGCAGGATTCCTGTCTGGCTTAGTGGAGGCTTTAGTCCTAAACCCCTTTGAGCGGGTCCAGAATGTCCTGCAAGATGGACGGAAAGATGCCAGGTTCCCAAACACCCGCAGCATCCTGCGGGAATTCAACTCATATGGTCTGAAGGAAAGGCTGGTTGTAGGCTACTATCGTGGCCTCAGCCCCGTCCTGCTGCGGAACAGCCTGGGCAGTGCACTGTACTTCTCTTTTAAGGATCCCCTCCGTGATGGCCTGGCCACGAGGGGCTTGCCTAGCTGGCTccctgccctggtgtctggcagtGTTAATGGGACGGTGACTTGCCTGGCATTGTACCCTCTGAGTGTCCTCATTGCCAACATGCAGTCACAGGTTGTGGGGAGGGATCTCCTCGGCCTCTGGCAGTCTGTGTGGTCTGTCTGGGAGTCGCACGGGAGGAAGCTGACTCTTCTCTATCGGGGCGGCTCCCTCCTTGTCCTCAGGTCCTGCCTGACATGGGGTCTCACCACTGCCATCCATGACTTCCTGAAAGAGAACACAGGGCAGAAGTCCCTGGTGGAATAA
- the LOC128843567 gene encoding thymosin beta-15A homolog, giving the protein MCDKPDLSEVEKFDKKKLKKTNTEEKNTLPSKETIEQEKECVKSS; this is encoded by the exons ATGTGTGATAAACCAGACCTCTCTGAAGTTGAGAAATTTGACAAGAAGAAGCTGAAAAAGACCAACACGGAGGAGAAGAACACACTCCCTTCGAAGGAGA CCATCGAGCAGGAGAAGGAATGCGTGAAGTCTTCATAG
- the SLC25A53 gene encoding solute carrier family 25 member 53 isoform X1 yields MGDKARMQHGDPEGREEEERRWSSRSYNVGAVSSFLSTLVTFPIYKTIFRQQIHAFSIQEAIQQLRQEGMRRFYRGLFPPLLSKTLQGTLLFGTHDSLLLLLTSNPSEPCTLGERWTAGFLSGLVEALVLNPFERVQNVLQDGRKDARFPNTRSILREFNSYGLKERLVVGYYRGLSPVLLRNSLGSALYFSFKDPLRDGLATRGLPSWLPALVSGSVNGTVTCLALYPLSVLIANMQSQVVGRDLLGLWQSVWSVWESHGRKLTLLYRGGSLLVLRSCLTWGLTTAIHDFLKENTGQKSLVE; encoded by the coding sequence ATGGGGGACAAGGCCAGGATGCAGCACGGAGACcctgaggggagggaagaggaagagagaaggtGGAGCTCCAGGAGTTACAATGTAGGGGCCGTCTCCAGCTTCCTCTCTACCCTTGTGACCTTCCCCATCTACAAGACCATCTTCCGCCAGCAGATCCATGCCTTTTCCATACAGGAGGCCATACAGCAACTGCGCCAGGAGGGCATGCGCCGCTTCTACCGgggcctcttcccaccactcttGTCCAAGACGCTCCAGGGAACCCTGTTGTTTGGCACCCATGACAGCTTGCTCCTTCTCCTCACCAGCAACCCTTCTGAGCCTTGCACGCTGGGGGAGCGGTGGACAGCAGGATTCCTGTCTGGCTTAGTGGAGGCTTTAGTCCTAAACCCCTTTGAGCGGGTCCAGAATGTCCTGCAAGATGGACGGAAAGATGCCAGGTTCCCAAACACCCGCAGCATCCTGCGGGAATTCAACTCATATGGTCTGAAGGAAAGGCTGGTTGTAGGCTACTATCGTGGCCTCAGCCCCGTCCTGCTGCGGAACAGCCTGGGCAGTGCACTGTACTTCTCTTTTAAGGATCCCCTCCGTGATGGCCTGGCCACGAGGGGCTTGCCTAGCTGGCTccctgccctggtgtctggcagtGTTAATGGGACGGTGACTTGCCTGGCATTGTACCCTCTGAGTGTCCTCATTGCCAACATGCAGTCACAGGTTGTGGGGAGGGATCTCCTCGGCCTCTGGCAGTCTGTGTGGTCTGTCTGGGAGTCGCACGGGAGGAAGCTGACTCTTCTCTATCGGGGCGGCTCCCTCCTTGTCCTCAGGTCCTGCCTGACATGGGGTCTCACCACTGCCATCCATGACTTCCTGAAAGAGAACACAGGGCAGAAGTCCCTGGTGGAATAA